GCCATAGCATTTTCATGCCGCAACTGTGCAATGATTTCTTCGTAATCCTCGTCGTCTTGGATAGTGACACTCTCTAAATAACTCTTGATGTGCTTGATAACATCGCTTTTCTTTACAACATTATCCTTAATCGGTTTCTCGATGTCATCGTCATCTAATAGCAATGTACTTTGTTTTGATGCTACACTTTCTTTCTCGCCATACACCTCGGGGAATTGTTCCCGCGCTTCATCAGATGGGATGTACTTTTTACCCCTACCAGCCCGTTGAGCATGTTCAATTGCATCTGCATATTGATTTTTAATATGCGTCTGCCATTTCAATCTCGCGCTGCCCAAGTTTCGATATTCCGAGTGTGCCACAAACTCGCGTAACCCATCTGATATATTACCACCGTTAGCCAATACGTTGATTGCGGTCATGGCTAAATCTCTAATTTCTTCTTCGGTCCAATCAGGTGTAACTCCACGCATTTATATCATCTCCTGTATCAATAATGTCCGTAAATCAAAGCCACATCATCCATTATATCATACATACAGGAATATATTCAACTACGATGCGATTTGCGACAACTTTATATCAGCGGACATGATATAATCATACAATGTGATAAATTTAAACTCATCGATGCGTACCATCGGCACACCATTGATTACAACTCCATATATACGCTTACCGTGTGCCACTGCTTCCAAACCCACCTTCGCCACGTTCAGTCGTTCCCAATTCATCCACTTCAACCAGTTCGGCGCGGATGACCGGTACAATTACGGCTTGGGCAATGCGATCACCCTTGCGGATGATGTACGAATCAGGTGCGTAATTGTCATCCCAATTAACCACTTCTTCTTTAATATTGTATTGTAGTCCAGATTGAACACATGGTTTAATGTTGTCCACTAAGACCATAACTTCTCCGCGGAAACTCGCATCTACAGTGCCTGGTGTATTACTCACGCGCAACTTCGTCTTCGCGCTAACGCCGGAACGAGGACGGATCTGAAGTTCATACCCCTCTGGAATTTCAAACACCAATCCGGTTCGCACCTTCACCGTTTGTCCAGGCTCAATAATTACATCTTCTAGCGCATATAAATCGAATCCACTATCACCAGATTCGTGTGCATATTGTGGTATTACCGCGTCCGGATGCAGACGTTTAACCTTCACTTCCATGCGAAAACCTCCTCGTTATCTTTATATCAATTATACTATCGTTTTATATCATAGTCAACATGTCTTTCATTTGTTCTAATGGCATTACATTCTGCACTAATACATCCAACGGTTTCTGTACAGTAGCAACAATATACACCGCCACTCCCTCTTTTACTACGTCCTTCACTTTATCATATGTGTTAGGGAATAAAGTACACCTTATCGGTTCATCGGCGTTTTCCATCCGTACACTCATAAAGGCCATTGCACGGCCATATTGTTTTGATGTTTTCTTCTTTACCTTAGACTTCTTCACCGCGCCAATAGTTGCACAAAATTTAATCGTTGCGTTCGGCTGAGCATTGCGTACTGCTTCCCAATCCATACTGAAACGGTTAACAATGTCCCTATACAATGTAAAAGGTGATTCACTTATGTACATTCCTGTTACTTGCTGCTGTGCATTTGGATCGACCTTTGTACCATCCAGCTCGCTAAACGCACCACTGGCACGCAACGACTCACGCATACGACTGTTCACCTTACTCGATACACGTTCCTCGAAGTTCAGGTATGATGTGAACGGTCGCAATTCCAATATCTCGTCAACAGCCTTATCGCCCACAAACTTAATCGACGACAGACCGAAACGTATGCCGTCTTTATCAACGGTAAATTTCTTACCCGACTTGTTGATGTGAGGGGGTAGAATACGAATACCCATAGCACGCGCATCGTCCATATACTTCACCAATTTATCCGGCTTGTCCGTGTTGTTAAATACCGCCGTCATGTAGTAAACGGGATAATGTGCTTTCAGGTATCCACACCAATAAGCAAGTGTCGCATAAGCAACAGAGTGCGATGCGTTAAACGAATAGTCCGCTGATTTGCTTATGTCATCCCACACACGTTCCAACATAGCGCGGTCATATCCATTACGAATACCACCTTCAATAAATTTGTCACGTTGCTTGGCTAATAGGTCGGCTTGTTTCTTCAGTTATGTTATCGTAAAGGCTTTTTATCCTCTACTTCTTACGGTTTCCCGTAAGCTCAGCATACATTTTCACCGTCGACTGTAACGTTACGGTGGCGGACACTCGTGGGCGGATTATTGCTCTCATTAACGCTCACCGCCTATGCGTTACGGTACTGGACGATAATCCAGTTACCTCGGTGTTGGCATATCATCCCCAAATTTTTCTTTCTTACGTGTTAGGAATATGGTGGCATCGGAATAAATGTATTTGTAGAAATTTGCTATATCGGAACGTGTGGTATACTGGATAAAACTCACAGTCGGCTTATCAAACACATTCCGTACAGATGTACTAGCATGTATATTTAAGTATTGTTGTATTTCATCGCACAATCTGTGTGTTCCATACTGAGCGACCTTTATACGCCCGCCCGTTGTAAATACACTTCCGTCGCCATCGAATATACCACGAATCAAATGAGGCATCCATGTGTCATAGAGCATTGGCAGATATGTTGAGAATGTCTTGCGTGGAATTACGCCATATTGCGCTAGCGAATCAATTAAATGTGCAGAACTGGTACGCACATACGCCTCATTACGGTTACTAATTTTAACACGATCTTTCGGCAATCCAAGATGGCGAGCAAATTCATTAAGTATGTACCCATCTTCCTCCTTTAACATAATTGATAATGTTTTTCGCCCTTTACTGTCCGCAACAATGCTACCATCTGTTATTATCAACCCCAAGAAATATGCCTGTGCTTCAGAACAAATAGTATCAAAGAAATGTTCGTTTTCGATTTGACACGCTTGACCTCTCGGTCTAACGGCAATCCCATTTTCGCGAAGAATCGATGCGACTGTATTTCCGGTAATATTAAATTGCGATCCGATTTGTTTTGTCGATTGACCTCCTGCATACATTTCGATGATCGTTTGTATATCATTCAAGAGAATATGCCGTTTTTTGTTCCAACGTTTATATCCGTTTCGTTCTAACAAACGTCCGATAGATGTATTGTTGCGTCCTGTCAATCTTTCAATTTCGACAGTTGAATAGCCTTGTAGATGAAGATCGATGATATAGTTAATTTCTTGTTCTGTGAATGGCTTTCCGCCCATGATTACACCTCCTTTCCGATGCCACCTATTTTCATTGGAGATAACTTAGCGTTCACCGATTTTGCCCGCTGATAATCCTATAAGTTTCCCTATAGGACGGCCAGAATCAACCAATTGCTTTGCGTAGGATATCTGCCTCACCCATAGTAAATCCACAAATATCTCGTGCAATGCGCATCGTTTGCTCTTGATACGCGATAATGCCATACGTATCACGCAAAATCGGCTCAAAGTCTGGATGATAATACTCAATCGGTTCCTGACCTCTTTTGCGTCGAATCGCCACATCAATATACTGCATGGCACCAGGACGACCGAGCGCAGTCAAAAATGACAATTCGCCAATACTGTGCGGCTTGAGTTGTTGTAGATATTGTTGCTGCCAACTTTCCTCAAATTGGAAGATAGCGGAAGTTCTGCCCTCCCCAAACAACTCAAACGTCTTTATATCATCCGTCGGTATGCGTTGCAAATCAATCTCAATACCTTCGTGTTCGCGAATCAGATTCAACGTCTCACGCA
Above is a genomic segment from Alicyclobacillus acidoterrestris containing:
- a CDS encoding dUTP diphosphatase; protein product: MEVKVKRLHPDAVIPQYAHESGDSGFDLYALEDVIIEPGQTVKVRTGLVFEIPEGYELQIRPRSGVSAKTKLRVSNTPGTVDASFRGEVMVLVDNIKPCVQSGLQYNIKEEVVNWDDNYAPDSYIIRKGDRIAQAVIVPVIRAELVEVDELGTTERGEGGFGSSGTR
- a CDS encoding LAGLIDADG family homing endonuclease → MGGKPFTEQEINYIIDLHLQGYSTVEIERLTGRNNTSIGRLLERNGYKRWNKKRHILLNDIQTIIEMYAGGQSTKQIGSQFNITGNTVASILRENGIAVRPRGQACQIENEHFFDTICSEAQAYFLGLIITDGSIVADSKGRKTLSIMLKEEDGYILNEFARHLGLPKDRVKISNRNEAYVRTSSAHLIDSLAQYGVIPRKTFSTYLPMLYDTWMPHLIRGIFDGDGSVFTTGGRIKVAQYGTHRLCDEIQQYLNIHASTSVRNVFDKPTVSFIQYTTRSDIANFYKYIYSDATIFLTRKKEKFGDDMPTPR
- a CDS encoding helix-hairpin-helix domain-containing protein; this translates as MLERVWDDISKSADYSFNASHSVAYATLAYWCGYLKAHYPVYYMTAVFNNTDKPDKLVKYMDDARAMGIRILPPHINKSGKKFTVDKDGIRFGLSSIKFVGDKAVDEILELRPFTSYLNFEERVSSKVNSRMRESLRASGAFSELDGTKVDPNAQQQVTGMYISESPFTLYRDIVNRFSMDWEAVRNAQPNATIKFCATIGAVKKSKVKKKTSKQYGRAMAFMSVRMENADEPIRCTLFPNTYDKVKDVVKEGVAVYIVATVQKPLDVLVQNVMPLEQMKDMLTMI